One window of the Dreissena polymorpha isolate Duluth1 chromosome 5, UMN_Dpol_1.0, whole genome shotgun sequence genome contains the following:
- the LOC127832173 gene encoding uncharacterized protein LOC127832173 gives MDSDDKYLIFCDYGDTLETHFSYALDFENKCLMSENSVKSRLKHSIEFWRSTISANTDIINVIEHGYVLPFIIKPPTFIMKNNKSALDNNEFVEEAIHELISKNCVYEVPFIPHNVNPLSVATNSSGKKRLILDMSVLNTFIKYDRVKFEDNKVAKELLVDKGFMIKFDLTSGYHHIDISPNHHTFLGFSWKFGKIVKYFVFSVLAFGITSAPKVFTKTLRPLIKYWRLNGLRVVIFLDDGWCVNATYEKTLNDGKFILETLQRAGFVLNMEKSIFIPVQCLEWVGFVWDLKCGVIRIPERRIQNTLECLNKVQSSLDYITARNLACLAGKIISMSPVLVNVCLLKTKVFYRLIESRLSWDSYLSAFECKDDLEFWHNVFSAPFEKPLFTDYIPEVFVFSDASDRAGAAIIQHDGSISHRMWSDDERGQSSTFRELKAIQFSLLSFLPKLKGKCVLWHTDSKNCVSVIEKGSTQQMLHNMALYIFSLCAANAISLKIVWLSRTENTVADSLSRLIDYDDYGVSKQFFCYIDSLYGPNDVDRFANSYNHVLPRYNSLCWTPTTEGVDAFSVNWCNNNNWLVPPVYLIPKVLNYLNACRGRGTLVAPYWPSSPFFPMIFGKDTHLLCVIKDILIFDNPKDIYVQGRNTESIFGSEQFTSKVMVVRLHCDV, from the exons ATGGACAGTGATGATAAGTATTTGATTTTTTGTGATTATGGTGATACATTAGAGACGCATTTTTCTTATGCACTTGATttcgaaaataaatgtttaatgtctgAAAATTCTGTTAAAAGTAGGTTGAAACATTCTATTGAATTTTGGCGGTCTACTATCAGTGCTAATACAGACATTATTAATGTAATTGAGCACGGTTATGTTTTACCATTTATTATTAAGCCTCCTacttttataatgaaaaataataaatcagcTTTAGACAATAATGAATTTGTAGAGGAAGCCATTCATGAACTTATTTCGAAAAATTGTGTTTATGAGGTTCCTTTTATTCCCCACAATGTGAATCCTTTGTCCGTTGCAACAAATTCTTCTGGCAAGAAAAGATTGATTCTGGATATGAgtgttttaaatacttttataaaGTATGATAGAGTAAAATTTGAAGATAATAAAGTTGCAAAAGAATTGCTCGTAGATAAAGGTTTCATGATTAAATTTGATTTGACTAGTGGATATCATCATATTGATATTTCTCCAAATCATCATACTTTTTTGGGTTTTTCATGGAAATTtggcaaaattgtaaaatatttcgttttTTCCGTGTTAGCCTTTGGCATTACATCTGCTCCAAAAGTCTTTACTAAAACGTTAAGACCGTTAATTAAGTATTGGAGATTAAATGGTTTGCGTGTTGTCATTTTTCTTGATGATGGTTGGTGTGTAAATGCAACGTATGAGAAAACTTTAAATGACGGTAAATTTATACTGGAGACTCTGCAAAGAGCgggttttgttttaaatatggaaaaatctatttttatccCTGTACAGTGTTTAGAATGGGTAG GTTTTGTCTGGGATTTAAAATGTGGAGTGATTCGAATACCGGAGCGGCGTATTCAAAATACTTTAGAGTGTTTAAATAAAGTTCAGTCTTCCCTTGACTACATAACAGCTAGAAATCTTGCTTGCTTGGCGGGTAAAATAATATCGATGTCTCCTGTTTTAGtcaatgtttgtttattgaaaactAAAGTATTTTACAGATTGATAGAAAGCAGGCTAAGTTGGGATTCATATTTAAGTGCGTTCGAGTGTAAAGATGATTTGGAATTTTGGCATAATGTGTTTTCTGCTCCTTTTGAGAAACCATTATTCACAGATTATATTCCGGAAGTGTTTGTTTTCTCAGACGCTTCCGATAGAGCGGGGGCAGCAATAATTCAACATGATGGTTCTATTTCACACAGGATGTGGTCTGATGATGAGCGAGGGCAAAGTTCTACGTTCAGAGAACTTAAAGCTATACAATTTAGTTTGTTAAGTTTTTTACCAAAATTAAAGGGTAAATGTGTTTTATGGCACACTGATAGCAAGAACTGTGTTAGTGTTATTGAAAAGGGTAGTACACAGCAAATGCTTCATAATATggctttatatatattttctttatgtGCTGCTAATGCAATTTCATTGAAAATTGTTTGGTTAAGCAGGACTGAAAACACAGTTGCAGATAGTCTTAGTAGGTTGATAgattatgatgattatggtgTTTCTAAACAGTTCTTCTGTTATATTGATTCATTGTATGGACCCAATGACGTAGATAGATTCGCTAATTCTTACAATCACGTATTACCTAGGTATAATTCTTTATGTTGGACTCCGACAACGGAAGGTGTCGATGCTTTTTCAGTAAATTGGTGTAACAACAATAATTGGTTAGTTCCTCCAGTTTATCTTATTCCAAaagtattaaattatttaaatgcatgcaGAGGACGTGGTACATTGGTTGCGCCATACTGGCCTTCTAGTCCATTTTTTCCAATGATTTTTGGTAAAGATACTCATTTATTGTGTGTTATTAAggatattttaatttttgataaTCCTAAAGATATTTATGTGCAGGGTAGAAATACTGAATCAATATTTGGTTCGGAACAATTTACAAGTAAAGTTATGGTTGTTAGGTTGCATTGTGACGTTtaa